A single Burkholderiales bacterium DNA region contains:
- a CDS encoding bifunctional acetate--CoA ligase family protein/GNAT family N-acetyltransferase encodes MRHYLTPLFAPQSVALIGASDRARSVGRLVFMNLLQGKFKGKLFAVNPEHQEILGQRSYPTIQAIGEHVELAVIVTPPAAVAPVIDSCGAAGVKAAVIITAGFAEAGEEGRKLQREMMERAKKHGIRIVGPNCLGIIRPSIGLNATFSKSGAKIGKLALVSQSGALCTAILDWAQSAGVGFSTVVSMGDAADLDFGEILDYLLGDLETNSILLYIEGVRDARRFMSALRAAARTKPVVVIKAGTHLSGSKAAATHTGALVGSDMVFDAALRRAGTVRVKTYAQLFAAAEILASGSRPKGNRLAIVTNGGGPGVLAADCAAENGIVMANLSQESIEKLNSALPANWSHRNPVDIIGDANVARYEAAVSICLQDPEVDSVLAMLSPQAMTDADSVAQGVIRLSKQTDKTLLACWMGEEVVRSSRTAFVRENVPTFSTPENAVEAFGYLAAHRRNQELLLQAPSPLSQQQAPDVEGAQTLIDGVLAQKRKVLNEAEAKALLAAFRIPVAETLIARSPADALVLAEQIGFPVAAKIYSPDIVHKTDVGGVRLHIINGRDLLAAYQDLIAQVSKLRPQARIEGVAIEPMLSKPNAREVMIGVSTDAVFGPVISFGAGGIKVEIEQDQSIALPPLNHYIIDNLVSRTRIAKMLGKFRNLPEVNRVALENVLLRVSEMVCELPGLKEMDINPLIVDETGAIVADARVVVDHPLRTKGGRYSHMAIHPYPSYLKKEWFLPDATCITIRPIRPEDAEIEQQFVRGLSSEARYFRFFNPIRELSPEFLARLTQVDYDREMALIATVATVGGETEIGVARYSINPDGSTCEFAVVVADDWQRKGIGARLVSELADCIRDKGIKLIEGWVLKQNIGMLQLAKEMGFDIATSSDDPKLMYVSKQL; translated from the coding sequence ATGAGACACTATCTCACCCCTTTGTTTGCGCCGCAAAGTGTGGCGCTAATCGGAGCCAGCGACAGGGCGCGATCCGTGGGCCGCCTGGTGTTCATGAACCTCCTACAAGGCAAATTCAAAGGCAAATTGTTTGCGGTAAATCCCGAGCACCAGGAAATACTCGGGCAGCGTTCGTATCCGACCATCCAGGCCATAGGCGAGCACGTGGAGCTTGCCGTGATTGTAACACCGCCTGCCGCGGTAGCACCCGTAATCGATTCCTGCGGGGCTGCCGGAGTGAAAGCCGCAGTCATCATTACCGCGGGATTTGCAGAAGCAGGTGAGGAAGGGCGGAAATTGCAACGCGAGATGATGGAGCGTGCAAAAAAACACGGCATCCGCATTGTCGGCCCCAATTGCCTCGGGATCATCAGACCTTCAATCGGGCTTAATGCGACGTTCAGCAAGAGTGGAGCCAAGATCGGCAAACTTGCTCTGGTTTCGCAATCCGGGGCACTGTGTACTGCCATTCTCGACTGGGCCCAGTCCGCCGGGGTGGGATTTTCAACCGTGGTATCAATGGGCGACGCTGCAGATCTCGACTTCGGCGAGATTCTGGATTACCTGCTTGGCGACCTCGAGACAAACAGCATATTGCTCTACATTGAAGGCGTGCGCGATGCTCGGCGTTTCATGAGCGCGCTCCGGGCCGCAGCGCGCACCAAGCCGGTGGTGGTGATCAAAGCCGGAACGCATTTAAGCGGTTCGAAGGCCGCTGCCACCCATACCGGAGCGCTGGTCGGAAGCGACATGGTGTTTGATGCCGCGCTGCGTAGAGCGGGCACGGTGCGGGTCAAAACATATGCTCAGCTGTTTGCTGCTGCAGAAATATTGGCATCCGGAAGCCGACCGAAAGGAAATCGTCTTGCTATTGTCACCAATGGCGGCGGTCCCGGTGTGCTCGCGGCAGATTGTGCCGCGGAAAACGGAATCGTAATGGCCAACCTGTCCCAGGAATCGATCGAGAAGCTCAATAGCGCGCTGCCGGCAAATTGGTCCCACAGGAACCCGGTAGATATTATCGGAGACGCGAATGTCGCGCGCTACGAAGCCGCAGTCAGCATCTGCCTGCAAGACCCCGAAGTTGACAGCGTGCTTGCCATGCTGAGCCCGCAAGCCATGACCGATGCCGACTCCGTGGCACAAGGCGTGATCCGACTCTCCAAGCAAACGGACAAGACGCTTCTTGCCTGTTGGATGGGCGAGGAGGTGGTGCGATCCAGTCGCACAGCTTTTGTACGTGAAAATGTACCGACTTTTTCCACGCCGGAAAATGCGGTTGAAGCATTTGGCTATCTCGCCGCCCACCGTCGCAACCAAGAGCTGCTACTTCAAGCGCCCAGTCCGCTGTCGCAGCAACAGGCGCCGGATGTTGAGGGCGCGCAAACTCTGATCGACGGAGTGCTGGCGCAAAAGAGGAAGGTTCTCAATGAAGCCGAGGCCAAGGCCCTGCTCGCCGCGTTCCGTATTCCCGTGGCGGAAACGCTGATTGCGCGCTCCCCTGCCGATGCCCTGGTGCTTGCCGAACAAATCGGTTTCCCGGTGGCTGCGAAAATCTATTCGCCGGATATAGTTCACAAGACCGACGTCGGCGGAGTCCGACTGCACATCATCAACGGCAGGGACCTGCTGGCTGCCTATCAGGACCTTATTGCCCAGGTCAGCAAGCTTCGCCCGCAAGCCCGCATCGAGGGCGTTGCGATCGAACCGATGTTAAGCAAACCAAACGCCCGGGAAGTAATGATCGGGGTCAGCACCGATGCGGTTTTCGGGCCGGTAATCAGCTTTGGTGCCGGGGGCATCAAAGTGGAAATCGAACAGGACCAGTCGATCGCGCTGCCCCCTCTCAATCATTACATTATCGATAATCTCGTCAGCCGCACCCGGATCGCAAAGATGCTCGGGAAATTCCGGAATCTGCCCGAGGTCAACCGGGTTGCTCTGGAAAATGTGTTATTGCGTGTTTCTGAAATGGTCTGCGAGCTACCGGGCCTCAAGGAAATGGATATCAATCCGCTGATCGTTGATGAGACAGGTGCGATAGTCGCGGATGCAAGAGTCGTGGTAGACCATCCGCTGCGAACCAAGGGCGGGCGGTATTCCCATATGGCCATTCATCCCTACCCGTCCTATCTCAAGAAGGAATGGTTTTTGCCCGATGCAACGTGTATCACCATCCGGCCCATACGCCCCGAAGACGCGGAGATCGAGCAGCAGTTTGTGCGCGGACTGTCATCTGAGGCGAGATACTTCCGGTTTTTCAACCCGATTCGCGAATTATCACCCGAGTTCCTGGCGCGTCTGACACAGGTTGACTACGACAGGGAAATGGCGCTGATTGCCACCGTTGCAACAGTCGGCGGAGAAACTGAAATTGGCGTGGCACGCTATAGCATCAACCCGGACGGCAGTACTTGTGAATTTGCCGTCGTCGTCGCCGACGATTGGCAGCGAAAAGGCATAGGTGCAAGGCTTGTCTCCGAACTTGCGGATTGCATTCGCGACAAAGGCATCAAGCTGATTGAAGGTTGGGTTCTTAAACAAAATATTGGAATGCTGCAGCTGGCAAAAGAGATGGGCTTCGACATAGCCACAAGTTCCGATGATCCGAAACTGATGTATGTAAGCAAGCAGCTTTAG
- the hemN gene encoding oxygen-independent coproporphyrinogen III oxidase, which produces MNDSVDAGLLRRLERSGPRYTSYPTADRFLEAFGPDAYRVWTAKRNIGGITRPLSLYVHIPFCSSPCFYCACNKIVTRDRGKVVNYLRYLLREIALQGELFRDDPDVVQLHWGGGTPTFLNHEEVRQLMAAIRSHFRLAPEGEYSVEIDPRTADEETMAVLAQLGFNRASIGVQDFDPVVQRAVNRVQTKEETMRVIDGARGEGFKSVSIDLIYGLPHQNIEGFDGTLESVIAMNPDRVSIYSYAHLPNRFKAQRRINEAALPDTETKLRLLGLAIERMTEAGYVYIGMDHFARPDDELTQAQRQGRLHRNFQGYSTYADCDMVALGVSAIGKIGPTYCQNFRELKDYYDCLDRGQLPIMRGIELTADDLVRRAVIQILMCHVALSKDAIEKAHVVDFDNYFAPELQELEGLEWRGLLALEERWINVTQRGRFAIRDICMVFDKYLRTDLEHRRYSRLI; this is translated from the coding sequence ATGAATGATTCTGTGGATGCGGGTTTATTGCGGCGGCTGGAGCGCAGCGGCCCGCGCTATACGTCGTACCCCACCGCCGACCGATTTCTAGAAGCGTTCGGGCCCGATGCCTACCGGGTCTGGACGGCGAAACGCAACATCGGCGGCATTACTCGTCCACTTTCACTTTATGTGCACATTCCGTTTTGCAGCAGCCCTTGCTTTTATTGTGCCTGCAATAAGATCGTGACCCGCGACCGCGGCAAAGTCGTGAACTACCTGCGCTATCTGCTTCGCGAAATCGCCCTGCAGGGCGAATTGTTCCGCGACGACCCGGATGTAGTGCAACTGCATTGGGGCGGCGGCACGCCCACTTTTCTCAACCATGAAGAAGTCCGCCAGCTGATGGCGGCGATCCGCAGCCATTTTCGTCTGGCACCGGAAGGCGAATATTCGGTGGAAATCGATCCGCGCACTGCAGACGAGGAGACGATGGCGGTTCTTGCCCAACTGGGTTTCAACCGGGCGAGCATCGGCGTACAGGACTTCGACCCGGTCGTGCAACGAGCGGTAAACCGGGTACAGACAAAGGAAGAAACCATGCGCGTAATCGATGGCGCGCGCGGCGAGGGGTTCAAGTCGGTAAGCATCGATCTGATATACGGCTTGCCGCACCAAAACATTGAGGGTTTTGACGGCACGCTTGAAAGCGTGATCGCAATGAATCCCGATAGAGTATCAATCTACAGCTACGCGCATCTCCCCAACCGATTCAAGGCACAACGCCGGATCAATGAAGCCGCGCTTCCCGATACGGAGACCAAATTGCGGCTCCTTGGCCTGGCTATCGAGCGCATGACCGAGGCGGGTTATGTTTACATTGGCATGGACCATTTTGCCAGGCCGGATGATGAACTGACGCAAGCGCAACGCCAGGGCCGTTTGCACCGCAATTTCCAGGGTTATTCCACTTACGCCGATTGCGACATGGTGGCGCTCGGGGTATCCGCCATCGGTAAAATCGGTCCCACCTATTGCCAGAACTTCAGGGAACTGAAGGATTATTACGACTGTCTTGATCGCGGGCAGCTGCCGATTATGCGCGGCATTGAGCTGACAGCAGACGATCTGGTGCGGCGCGCAGTGATCCAGATTCTGATGTGCCACGTCGCGCTTTCCAAGGATGCTATTGAAAAGGCCCACGTGGTCGATTTCGACAATTACTTTGCACCGGAGCTGCAAGAGCTTGAGGGATTGGAGTGGCGCGGATTGCTCGCGCTGGAGGAACGTTGGATTAATGTAACACAGCGCGGCCGATTCGCAATCCGCGATATCTGCATGGTGTTTGACAAATACCTGCGTACCGACCTGGAGCACCGTCGCTATTCCAGGCTGATATAA
- a CDS encoding heavy metal translocating P-type ATPase — protein MRNNHASRDSGRHSGHNHGHSGACAATALDPVCGMTVDIAAAKHMHSYAGRTWYFCSRHCLEKFATAPKGFAENKQTSAVPPEPAHGAIYTCPMHSQIRQAGPGVCPLCGMALEPVVASAEEHPNAELKDMTRRFWIGLLLTLPVFFLAMAEHLLGPRFERFLSSAVSGWIQFLFSIPVVLWAAWPFFVRGWNSLVSRNLNMYTLIALGVGVAFAYSTVAILVPGLFPAAFRDASGQVSLYFEAPAVIAVLVLLGEVLQLRAREQTSSAIRALLKLAPRSAIRIRTDGNDEEVTLEQVHKGDSLRVRPGEKVPVDGVVLEGHSSVDESFVTGESVPVEKQPGEKVTGGTVNGTGSFVMRAERVGAEMLLSQIVHMVAEAQRTRAPIQKLADVVSSYFVPAVVGIAAVAFLLWSVYGPPPAMSFALVSAVSVLIIACPCALGLATPMSIMVSTGRGAQMGVLIRNAEALERMEKIDTLVVDKTGTLTEGKPRLTSVVAADGFTEDQVLQVASSLERGSEHPLATAILTGAKERNVTPSAVENFTAVFGQGVKAIFQGRRVALGNLRFAQSLAQISQSLQAKADSMRRGGETVVFLVNESHVAGVIGVADPIKASAREALRALATEGIKVVMLTGDNEITARAVAQRLGIMDVRADVPPREKGLVVKALRKQGRAVAMAGDGVNDAPALAEAEVGIAMGTGAEVAIQSAGITLVKGDLGGIVRARRLSRATMRNIRQNLFLAFVYNSIGVPIAAGVLFPFTGLLLNPMIAAAAMSASSVSVVLNALRLRTAKI, from the coding sequence ATGAGGAACAATCATGCAAGCCGCGATAGCGGGCGGCATTCGGGGCACAATCACGGACATTCTGGCGCGTGTGCCGCAACGGCTCTCGATCCGGTATGCGGGATGACGGTCGACATCGCCGCGGCAAAGCATATGCATTCCTACGCCGGCCGAACCTGGTATTTCTGCAGCCGGCACTGTCTAGAAAAATTCGCGACCGCTCCGAAGGGGTTCGCAGAAAATAAACAAACTTCAGCAGTTCCGCCGGAGCCTGCGCATGGCGCGATATACACGTGTCCGATGCATTCGCAAATCCGGCAAGCCGGACCCGGGGTCTGCCCATTGTGCGGCATGGCGCTGGAACCCGTCGTAGCGAGTGCTGAGGAACATCCCAATGCCGAGCTTAAGGACATGACGCGGCGTTTCTGGATCGGACTTTTATTAACACTCCCGGTATTTTTTCTTGCGATGGCCGAGCATCTTCTTGGGCCGCGATTCGAACGATTCCTGAGCTCCGCAGTATCCGGGTGGATTCAGTTCCTGTTCAGCATTCCGGTCGTGCTCTGGGCGGCGTGGCCGTTCTTTGTACGCGGATGGAATTCTCTCGTTTCGCGCAACCTGAATATGTACACGTTGATCGCGCTGGGCGTCGGAGTTGCGTTTGCGTACAGTACCGTCGCGATACTCGTGCCCGGGCTGTTCCCTGCGGCTTTTCGCGACGCTTCCGGACAGGTAAGTCTTTATTTCGAGGCGCCGGCAGTCATCGCGGTGCTGGTCCTTCTCGGCGAAGTGCTGCAGCTGCGCGCGCGTGAGCAAACCAGCAGCGCAATCCGCGCACTGCTCAAGCTCGCGCCGCGATCGGCTATACGAATTCGAACCGATGGTAACGATGAGGAAGTGACGCTGGAACAGGTTCACAAAGGCGACAGCTTGCGCGTTCGCCCCGGAGAGAAAGTGCCGGTTGACGGCGTCGTCCTCGAAGGGCACAGCAGTGTCGACGAATCGTTCGTGACCGGCGAGTCCGTGCCCGTAGAAAAGCAGCCGGGGGAAAAAGTGACCGGCGGCACCGTCAATGGAACCGGAAGCTTTGTTATGCGGGCGGAACGTGTAGGTGCAGAGATGCTGCTCTCGCAAATCGTGCATATGGTTGCCGAGGCGCAGCGTACCCGCGCCCCTATCCAAAAGCTAGCTGATGTCGTGTCGTCCTATTTCGTTCCCGCAGTGGTGGGCATCGCCGCAGTGGCGTTCCTGCTTTGGTCGGTGTACGGACCGCCGCCGGCAATGAGTTTTGCTCTGGTAAGCGCCGTGTCGGTCCTGATTATCGCCTGCCCGTGCGCGCTTGGCCTGGCCACGCCGATGTCCATCATGGTCAGCACCGGGCGCGGCGCCCAGATGGGCGTGCTTATACGCAACGCGGAAGCGCTGGAGCGCATGGAGAAAATCGACACGCTGGTCGTGGACAAGACCGGCACGTTGACTGAAGGGAAGCCGAGGCTGACCTCGGTGGTTGCGGCAGACGGCTTTACGGAAGATCAGGTGCTGCAAGTCGCATCGAGCCTCGAACGCGGCAGCGAACATCCGCTCGCCACCGCGATTCTAACGGGTGCAAAGGAACGAAACGTGACGCCGTCGGCAGTCGAGAACTTCACGGCTGTGTTTGGACAGGGCGTCAAGGCAATTTTCCAGGGCAGGCGCGTTGCCCTGGGTAATCTGCGCTTCGCCCAATCCCTGGCCCAGATCTCGCAAAGCTTGCAGGCTAAAGCCGACTCAATGCGCCGCGGCGGCGAGACTGTCGTGTTCCTGGTAAACGAATCGCATGTTGCCGGCGTGATCGGTGTGGCTGACCCGATTAAAGCGTCTGCTCGGGAAGCGCTGCGGGCGCTTGCTACCGAGGGAATTAAAGTCGTCATGCTGACGGGGGATAATGAAATTACTGCGCGCGCGGTGGCGCAGCGCCTGGGAATCATGGACGTCCGGGCCGACGTCCCGCCGCGGGAAAAAGGCCTGGTGGTGAAGGCGCTGCGCAAGCAAGGTCGCGCAGTGGCGATGGCGGGCGACGGCGTAAACGATGCGCCCGCTCTCGCCGAGGCTGAAGTGGGGATCGCAATGGGCACCGGCGCCGAGGTGGCGATCCAGAGCGCAGGCATTACTCTGGTGAAAGGTGATTTAGGCGGCATCGTGCGCGCGCGGCGCCTTTCCCGCGCAACCATGCGCAACATCCGCCAAAATTTGTTCCTCGCCTTTGTCTACAACAGCATCGGGGTGCCAATCGCCGCCGGCGTCCTGTTTCCCTTTACCGGCTTATTGCTGAACCCGATGATCGCCGCTGCGGCAATGAGCGCAAGCTCGGTCTCGGTCGTTCTCAACGCGCTTCGGCTGCGCACGGCGAAGATTTAG